DNA from Mucilaginibacter mallensis:
AATGACATCCCAAAAGAAGGTCTGTCATATGCAGCCGTGCTGCCATACGATTTTAATAAAGTGCGCAGACTATGCTCAAAACCTGAGGTAGTAAAAATCCGCGCGGTGCTGTCATGGGGTGTGGCACCTTCGGTAACTGATGCCAATAAGCTCGAATATTGGGGAAACCGGCTGGATGCTTACATACAGATTAAACCGGGCATTGGCTCAGGTGTATTGGCGCCTATATTCAATATTTTGGGAGGCATATCGGTTGATCAGATCAGCGATGCAAATGGATTGACCATCCCCGGCGCAAAATTCGCGCTCAACCAGGCAGCGGTTAACGACTATAGCCCGTTCGGCGGTGTCATAGTCATACAGGGCCCTTCGTTTGTTGGTAATAAATACCGCATTAAGGTAACCGATCTGAATACGCTAGCCTCGTACTATGTGAATAACGATTTTGTAGCTGTAGGCTGGCTGATGGTGCCGCCATATGTACAGTACACTACGGTATCAGCCGATGCGAATTTTTATTACGACTATCAAACGTTTGATAAAAATACCGATAACGTACTAGCGAGATTCAGTCCTGGAACCAACGACCTGCTGAGGATCGACCTTGAAATTGAAGGCGTTGCCGGAACTTTCACCAAGTATATCCAGATGGATAACCTCTCACCGGTGATCAGTTTACAGATCGATGACCTGGGCAACTGCTCACATTATAAAGTTGGCGACATTATCACTGGTTCATTCTCGGTGTATGATGCCCACCTGTTGAGCTATTCACTGGTGAGCAGCTTTGGCGGTTCAGTTAACGGTACTTCCAATACCTCCAGCAACTTTAGCTTCCCAACTGCGGGTACTACCTCGCCGTGTGGAAAGGTATCGCTGGTGGCTTATGAAAGGACGATATACGACAGCCAATGGACAAATAATTACAGTTATACCGAACAGATTATTTGTTTACAGCAAAAATAAAAAGAACTGAGCGAGTCAGTAGTTAATAGTTAGGGGTACCTGTCCGGGGCTTTGGGCAGACTTCGGTCTGCCCTGCTCTGGCAGGTTTTTTTTATCAATAGTGTTAAACCCCTGTTTTGATTACCTGTAAAGCATATGAGAATATTGTCCAGGGTGCTACAATATGAAAATTCTGATGAACATGACCATTCCGTTCCGGTAAAAGGCTAAGAACCTTTGCTGAATAACAAATGATTTATAAAACTATTGACTGTTGATTGCGATTTTACTTACCGCCAACATAAATCGGTATGCTAATACACACACGAAAATGCCTGATCAGGCCTCTCAAAACATCCAATATGACAGTAAAAAGACGAATGAAAAATATACTGGTTTGGAAATAGGTTTACCTTTGAACAACTATCTACACCTTATAATATAGATAATCACTTTTTGATTTCATGTTAAAAAAGCTTCTTATAAAACCCAGATTATACCTGAGTGAAATTACCGGTCTACTATTATTAATCCTCGCTATTTACTTTATCAGAAGTCAGGGAGAAGAGCTCAAAAATGTAGGCAATTATATCCGTTTAGGTAATCCGTTGTGGATCATTATAGGAATTGCCCTTACAGGTATATATATATGCTTACAAGCGCTTATGTACCGGGCCAGCTTCCGGGCGGTTCAGTTAAAACTAAGCCTTTGGGAATCAACTATTCTATTTTTAAAAAGAAACCTTATCAGCATTTTTCTTCCCGGGGGAAGCATAACATCCCTGGCCTTTTTCACAAAGGATATCCAAAAAGAAACCAGTGAGGAAAGCAGGGTTCGGATTCACTTTGCGAGCACCATATATGGCTTTACGGGAATTGTCTCCATAATTATTATTGCAATTCCGGTATTAACCTATTTAACACTAAGTGGCGATAGTTGGAAAAATGCCAACGAGGCTTTAGCCATCGTAATTTTCTTCCTCATATTAGTGCTGTACGCCATAACGTCCTTTATCAGAAAAGGATGGGTGTATCGCCTATTGAGCAGATTTATACCTAAAATAAGTACAGAATTTAAAAGTCATCCGGATTTTAAGTTGTGGTTTTCCCTTGTAAATGTTTATTCGATCTTAATAGATTTTGCTGGTGTAGCACATCTCTACATTGCAATGCTGGTTATGGGTGCAGATGCAAGCTGGAAAATAGCGCTGATAGGTTATGTTATCGCTACCTTAATACTGGTTATTTCTCCATTTTTAAGGGGAATTGGCGCTATCGAATTTTCGCTTACGGTTATATTAAAGCATTATGGATATTCAACATCTGAAGCATTAGCCATAACTCTTATATATCGCTTATTTGAATTTTGGCTCCCGGTAGTTGCAGGCATTGTTAGCTTTACGCTTAGAAAGGGCAACATGGTACTCAGGGTAATCCCGGCATTTTTACTTTTAGGACTAGGCCTGATCAACATTATTTCAGTACTAACACCGGCGCTGGCATATCGCGTTAAATTGTTAAAATCTTTTTTGTCGGCCGATACTATTTCTGTATCCAATTACCTGGTATTCATCGCAGGCTTACTGCTTATTATTACCTCCGCGTTCCTTTTTAAAGGATTAAAGAACGCATGGAGGTTTGCCATCTTATTATGCGTGATATCATTAATTGGAAACTTGACCAAGGCAATTGATTACGAAGAGGGAATAGTAGCCCTTTTTGTTGTATTAGTACTTTGGTTTACCAGAAAACAATATTATGTAAGGCATAATGTACGCCTGCAAACAATTGGTATAGAGACCGCTATATTGATATTTTGCGGAATTACTGTTTATGGCGTTACCGGGTTTTACTTTTTAGATAAGCGGCATTTTGGTATTGATTTTCATCTGCTGGATTCTGTTAAACACACCTTTTACAACTTCATTTTGCTGGATGTGAAGGATTTAGCTCCCCGTACAACATTTGCCTTTGTATTTTTAAACACTATTCGGATTAGTGGAACCTTATCAATTGGCCTGATTTTTTATGCGTTGCTGAAACCCTATTTTGTTAATATTGAACATGATGATGAAGACTTTACAGCGGCCCGGGAACTCGTTGATAAACTGGGAGCATCACCGGTAGATTATTTTAAAACCTATGAGGATAAGCTGCTCTATTTCGGTAAGCGGCGCGAAGGCTTGATCTCCTATAGAATGGCGGGCAGCTTCGCCGTCGTACTTGAACAACCTGTTTGTAAAAACAAGCAGGATGAAATGGTCCTACTTGAAGAGTTTGAAGAATTCTGCATTGAATCGGGCTTACGATCGACCTATTACAGAGTTGACGAGAAAAGTTTGCAACTTTTTCAATCCCTTGGCAAAAAATCGTTAATCATTGGCCAGGAGGCAATAGTTGATCTTGACAAATTTACGTTAGAAGGAAAAAATAGAAAATCTATGCGAAATGGATTAAACAGTCTTCATAAGAATGGGTTCAAAACTAAAATTTATGATGCGCCAATTAAAGACGGTTTACTTCAAAAATTGGAATTTGTTTCTAACGATTGGCTGAAAAGCACTAATCGGGAGGAAATTGTTTTTACCCAGGGAATGTTTGATCGGAGGAAGCTAAAAAATCAAACCATTATAACCGTTGAAAATGATGACGAACAGGTTTTCGCTTTTCTGAATATCATTCCGGATTTTGTGCCGGATGAAGCAACCTATGACCTGATAAGAAAGACAAGTGAGGCCCCGGGTGGAGTAAGCGATGCACTTATCATCGCATTAATAGACTATTGCAAGGTTAATAGTTATAAATATCTTAACCTGGGCTTGGCGCCGCTGTCCGGAATTGACCAGGCAAGGGACTTTCCGGAAAAAACATTAAAGTTCGCCTATGAAAGGCTTCAGCAGTTCAGGCACTATAGAGGGCTTAGAGATTTCAAGGAGAAGTTTTTGCCTGCATGGCAAAATAAATATCTGATCTATGAGAATCATTATGATCTGATCAGCTTGCCAAATGCCCTTAATAAAGTAATGAAACCCTGAAAAAATTGAGACGTTTTAAATTCCCACTCCTGCTATTATTCGCTTTAACTATTGACCATGTTGATGCCGCGCATATGATTGGCCCTGTGCGGTCAAAGTATGCTACAGATTTACCTATTATTATTACTAAAGCAAAAACGGACAAGGATGATAAATTTGTTCTTTTTATTTCAGGAGATGGCGGGTGGAATAGTTTCAGTCAAAAACTCGCTGACAGCTATAGCTCCAATGGATTCAATGTTATCGGATTGAACAGTTTCAAATATTTCTGGAAAAAGAAAACACCCCAGGAAACAGCTAATGATATTGCCGTGCTATTGAATACCTACATAAATGAATGGCATAAGCAGAAGATCGTCATATGTGGATTTTCATTTGGTGCAGATGTCACCCCCTTTATCTACAATCGCCTGCCCGAGGCTTTAAAAAATAGGATAACCTTAGTCCAATTAATTTCGCCTTCTTCATATACAGATTTTGAAATTCATGTCATGGATATGCTGGGGTCAGGTAATGCTGTTCGGTCAATGGATATTGCGGCAGAAGTTAAATTAATGAATATCCCTGTAACCTGTTACTATGGCGAGGATGAAAAAGAAAAGGCCCTAGGGTTAATAAAAAAATCTAATTTTAAGGTTGTTATTTTGACCGGGGATCACCATTATGCAAAAAGCTATCCCGAAATAGCAAAAAATGCGCTATAATTATAAATGCTTTTACAGGTTAGGTATAACAATTATAAAAACAGCTGGAAGGAAATTTGTATCTGCCTGTTAGTTGTGGTCTCTTTGAGCAGTTGCGGCCTTTTGCTAAAGAAAAGAACAGTTGCAAACAGAGGTGTTGAAACGGAGGAATTTGGACTTCCTTTAATTATATATCAGCCGTCAAACCCAATGTCCCCAAAAATGATCGTGTTGCTTTCTGGTGATGGAGGCTGGCTGGGTTTTAATGATACATTGGCTGTTCAATTCGCAAAAAGGGGCTATCATGTTATAGGGTTTAACTCCCGGACATACTTTTGGCATCAAAGAAATCCGGATGAAACCACAGCTGATTTTATTAAACTGCTCAGAAAATACAGCGTGGAATGGAAGACAAAACGAATTGTTTTGAGCGGTTATTCCTTTGGTGCCGATGTAGTTCCATTTATCTATAACCGGCTTCCTGATGATTTAAAAGCTAAAGTCAATAAGCTCCAGCTACTCTCCCCCTATTTATCCACAGACTTCAGGGTTCACTTTGCAGACCTGTTTACTACCGGGGATGATAACAGGGTCTATAAAGTGAAGCCCGAAGTGGAAAAGATAAGCATCCCTGTATACTGTTTCTACGGAGAGACTGAAAATCCGAAGCCGCTAGCTGATATTATGATGCAAAACTTTTTTGTTAAATTCCTTCCCGGAGATCATCATTACCAAAATAGCTACATACAAATTGTTTCGTCGTTGAGAAACAATAAAAAAGTAAAGTAAATATGCTTTATTGTAAGTTTACTTTTACTCCTATCTTATTAGACAAGCCGCGGGGATTTACATCCAGGTTACTAAAAGACATATGCATTCCGGTAAAGCCTGCGCTGGTATATATGGCCACCTTATGACTTAATTTGACCAATACTCCGCCCCCGCCAAAAGTGTACAGGCCCCTGTCTGTTACGTTCCTTGTACTTTCAACATGTGTCGGATCTTCCTGTTCATATTTTATGAAGGTGGAGTAACCAAGGTCCGCTACGACGAACGGGCATACAATCCAATCGGAAAAAGGCACATACCGAAAATCAGCAAGAACCGGCAATACTTTTACATGCCTGAGGTTATAGCCATTGTCAATATGTAATGTGCTATAATCATAACCAATACCAAGCCCCATAGCAAAGTGGGCTGTTGCATTATAATCCACAAACGCATAGCCGCCATCAAAGCGACTGTGGTGACATGTTTTGAAATATTGATATTCGCCAATAACGGAAAGCTTTTTATACCATGGTAAATCTGTTTTGGTACTGTCGGCAAATTGCGATTTTACCGGAACAGCTAAACAACTAAGGGAGCTGAAAAAAAATACCAGTAAAAGGCTTATTCTAAAGTAATATTGTAAGTGCTTAATCATAATATTAATGTGTGTGTATTCTGTTCTTAAATTTATGGTATGGATATTATCAATGATGGTTATGCTTTATGATTAAAATGTTTCATTTAAGGCTACGAACAGCCCTCTTGCGCCATAGTTGCCTACCCCATAATCCATGCAAATATTTGAGCGTGTATATTTATTAAACAGCAGGCGAAGCCCTCCTCCTTCTCCCGAATTCCATCTTTCAAATAAATGAATGTTTTGCTGATTACTCCCGGTCTGCGCATTTACAAATACGATGCCGCTCAACAGCTTATTTTCCGTAATGGGATATCGGTACTCTATTTCGTTAAAATAAAAGGAGGTGCCCTTAAATCTTCCGATGGTATAAGGACGGCCGCCTCTTTCATCCGCGTCAGCACCGGTGCCGGGTAATTCAAGATAAGGCAATGAACCTTTTAACAAGTAATCACCCCATAACCAGAATGCCAAAACATGTTCAGGATTAGCACTCGACAGTGACCAGTATTTTCTAAATTCAGTTTTTAATTGAGTGGCATTGTGTTCACTTCCCAGTGTTTCTGAATTCAGGCGAAGGACAACATCCGCGTAAATGCCTTTATAAGGCCTGTTAGGATGGTCGCGTGTATTATATTGTAAATTGAATAGTATCCCATTGGCCCAGTAACCGCCTAGCGGATAACCATTTTTTATACTGTACATGACATTATAACTGCGTCGTCTTGCAGCTCCCCTCCTGGGTCTATCAATATCCTGATACCCATCAACAATGACTCCCATACCCGCATAAAAATCATCAAACAGTTTGCGGTATACCTTTTCATACAGCTTCAAATAGGTATATTGAATAGGCATAACGTCCGGAGTAATGGTTACGGGTAAACCGTTGAGTACAAAACTGTCGTCTCCCTGATGCGGACGCCCGGTTCCCAAACCGTAATCCATGGCTATTGTTCTTCCAACTTCGTAATCACCCTGTAAATTCCACTTGTTCTCATTGCTAAAATCATTGTGTTTAAACTCGGCTGAAGCAAGTCCATTTGTGGATAGAAAGATATTTGTATTAAAAATAGAAAAAGTTGTATTGGCCGGATCACCATGATTTTCTCCGCCTGACAATACCAGTCCAAGTTCTAAACCATAACTCGGGGTATATCCAACAGAAGGAAAAAATGATAGATTAGAATGGGATTTGGCTGTATCAGCATCACCTTTACTTTTGACAAATGACCTGATAACATCTTGTAGATCTTTCGTTTTATACAATGAATCAACTGGCTGCATTTTAACGCTGGCAAATACAGCCTGGTTAAGTAAACAAAACGACAACAGCAAATTCCTGCAAAAATGCATGGTATAATGATAGGGGATTAAACGATGTAAAGATAAAAATCCGATCATTAGCTGCGTTGAAAATATTCGGCTCTCCGTTTTAGCTCAGCCAGGATAAACAGTTCCTCACGGAGGATACAAAACAGTTAACTATTTATAAATCTTATATTTAATATTATTTTTTTATAAAAAAGCAGATTATAACTAAGCTTTTTTTCACCATTATACGTTTTAAAAATTACCTGTAGATGACTGGGCCACTGTTCCCCAAGCCGGACGTTGGTGATATAAAAATTGAATGCTTGTCTGCCATTTGTATAAAAGCTGGTAAATTCAATTTGAAGCATATCCCCTGTTAGCCAAATGCTTTGGGTACTGGATATTCCTAGAGGCTTAACCAGACTGTTCCGTGCGCTTTGGGGAACCTGGTTTATTCCTCGTTGAGGCAAAATATAGCTCTCCAAATAATCCCCTTTGCCGGATGCGCCGAAATCTTATCTTTGATAACATCAAAGCCAGTTTAACTTGATGCACCTTTTTGAAACCAATAAGCCTTTTTCTGATTCACGCCTTTGGCAACTCCAGCGCGACTATTATACCAATGCCGGTATAAAGGCCTGGCGTAATGGCGACGTTCCACATTATATTACCAATAACCCTGCAATGGCTGCCACCTATGCCGAAATTATATTCGGTTTTTTACGCGACCGTGCAAGGATAGCCCCGCATCAAAAAGAAAATATTTATTTGCTTGAACTGGGTACAGGATCCGGCCGACTGGCCTACCACCTGCTCACCCATCTTCATACTCTTTGCAAAAATGCGGCATTTGAGGTACCGCCTTTTACCTATATAATGAGCGACCTGTCGCCCCATAACATTGCCTTTTGGAAGAGTCACCGAAAGCTCAAGCCATTTCTTGACAAACACTGGCTCGATTTTGCCTGTTTTGACGTAAATGCTTCCGACGAGATCAACCTCCAGGTAAGCGGTATCAAATTAACAAAGGGTACGCTTAAAACGCCCCTGCTTATTGTAGCCAAT
Protein-coding regions in this window:
- a CDS encoding BamA/TamA family outer membrane protein, yielding MIGFLSLHRLIPYHYTMHFCRNLLLSFCLLNQAVFASVKMQPVDSLYKTKDLQDVIRSFVKSKGDADTAKSHSNLSFFPSVGYTPSYGLELGLVLSGGENHGDPANTTFSIFNTNIFLSTNGLASAEFKHNDFSNENKWNLQGDYEVGRTIAMDYGLGTGRPHQGDDSFVLNGLPVTITPDVMPIQYTYLKLYEKVYRKLFDDFYAGMGVIVDGYQDIDRPRRGAARRRSYNVMYSIKNGYPLGGYWANGILFNLQYNTRDHPNRPYKGIYADVVLRLNSETLGSEHNATQLKTEFRKYWSLSSANPEHVLAFWLWGDYLLKGSLPYLELPGTGADADERGGRPYTIGRFKGTSFYFNEIEYRYPITENKLLSGIVFVNAQTGSNQQNIHLFERWNSGEGGGLRLLFNKYTRSNICMDYGVGNYGARGLFVALNETF
- a CDS encoding AcvB/VirJ family lysyl-phosphatidylglycerol hydrolase, translated to MLLQVRYNNYKNSWKEICICLLVVVSLSSCGLLLKKRTVANRGVETEEFGLPLIIYQPSNPMSPKMIVLLSGDGGWLGFNDTLAVQFAKRGYHVIGFNSRTYFWHQRNPDETTADFIKLLRKYSVEWKTKRIVLSGYSFGADVVPFIYNRLPDDLKAKVNKLQLLSPYLSTDFRVHFADLFTTGDDNRVYKVKPEVEKISIPVYCFYGETENPKPLADIMMQNFFVKFLPGDHHYQNSYIQIVSSLRNNKKVK
- a CDS encoding AcvB/VirJ family lysyl-phosphatidylglycerol hydrolase, which translates into the protein MRRFKFPLLLLFALTIDHVDAAHMIGPVRSKYATDLPIIITKAKTDKDDKFVLFISGDGGWNSFSQKLADSYSSNGFNVIGLNSFKYFWKKKTPQETANDIAVLLNTYINEWHKQKIVICGFSFGADVTPFIYNRLPEALKNRITLVQLISPSSYTDFEIHVMDMLGSGNAVRSMDIAAEVKLMNIPVTCYYGEDEKEKALGLIKKSNFKVVILTGDHHYAKSYPEIAKNAL
- a CDS encoding phosphatidylglycerol lysyltransferase domain-containing protein; translated protein: MLKKLLIKPRLYLSEITGLLLLILAIYFIRSQGEELKNVGNYIRLGNPLWIIIGIALTGIYICLQALMYRASFRAVQLKLSLWESTILFLKRNLISIFLPGGSITSLAFFTKDIQKETSEESRVRIHFASTIYGFTGIVSIIIIAIPVLTYLTLSGDSWKNANEALAIVIFFLILVLYAITSFIRKGWVYRLLSRFIPKISTEFKSHPDFKLWFSLVNVYSILIDFAGVAHLYIAMLVMGADASWKIALIGYVIATLILVISPFLRGIGAIEFSLTVILKHYGYSTSEALAITLIYRLFEFWLPVVAGIVSFTLRKGNMVLRVIPAFLLLGLGLINIISVLTPALAYRVKLLKSFLSADTISVSNYLVFIAGLLLIITSAFLFKGLKNAWRFAILLCVISLIGNLTKAIDYEEGIVALFVVLVLWFTRKQYYVRHNVRLQTIGIETAILIFCGITVYGVTGFYFLDKRHFGIDFHLLDSVKHTFYNFILLDVKDLAPRTTFAFVFLNTIRISGTLSIGLIFYALLKPYFVNIEHDDEDFTAARELVDKLGASPVDYFKTYEDKLLYFGKRREGLISYRMAGSFAVVLEQPVCKNKQDEMVLLEEFEEFCIESGLRSTYYRVDEKSLQLFQSLGKKSLIIGQEAIVDLDKFTLEGKNRKSMRNGLNSLHKNGFKTKIYDAPIKDGLLQKLEFVSNDWLKSTNREEIVFTQGMFDRRKLKNQTIITVENDDEQVFAFLNIIPDFVPDEATYDLIRKTSEAPGGVSDALIIALIDYCKVNSYKYLNLGLAPLSGIDQARDFPEKTLKFAYERLQQFRHYRGLRDFKEKFLPAWQNKYLIYENHYDLISLPNALNKVMKP